Proteins encoded together in one Coleofasciculus sp. FACHB-1120 window:
- a CDS encoding M4 family metallopeptidase yields MQSRKKRAAVQPCCGRLHPICCIVPPHMLREVLQNGNPEQRAWAFQTLTTSEQFRGRRLTVGNISFAVSAGEKRRTIFDAKNGSDLPGTLARSEGDPPSDDPAINEAYDGSGATYDLYEELFERNSIDDRGLRLDSTVHFDVKYDNAFWNGDQMVYGDGDGEIFERFTKAIDVIGHELTHGVTQYEANLIYYGESGALNESFSDVFGSLVKQRVLNQTAEEADWIIGEGLFTANVKGVGIRSMKAPGTAYDDPVLGKDPQPATYKDRYKGLEDNGGVHINSGIANRAFYLAAVEIGGYAWEKAGKIWYIALRDRLRSRANFKRAANTLVKVAGELYGEGSQEQNAVRTGWKEVGVI; encoded by the coding sequence ATGCAGTCAAGAAAAAAAAGAGCGGCAGTGCAACCTTGCTGCGGTAGACTTCATCCTATTTGTTGTATCGTTCCTCCTCATATGCTGAGGGAGGTTCTCCAAAATGGCAACCCTGAGCAGCGGGCATGGGCTTTTCAAACCTTAACTACGTCAGAACAGTTTCGGGGACGACGCTTGACAGTCGGTAATATCTCGTTTGCAGTATCAGCAGGTGAGAAGCGTCGTACCATCTTTGATGCCAAAAATGGCAGCGACCTACCAGGCACCTTGGCGCGTAGTGAAGGCGATCCGCCCAGCGACGATCCTGCGATCAACGAAGCCTACGACGGATCGGGTGCGACTTATGACTTGTACGAAGAGTTGTTCGAGCGGAACTCCATCGACGATCGAGGGCTGCGTTTGGACTCGACGGTTCATTTTGACGTGAAGTATGACAACGCTTTTTGGAACGGCGACCAAATGGTCTACGGTGATGGGGATGGAGAGATTTTTGAACGCTTTACTAAGGCGATTGATGTGATTGGGCATGAGCTAACCCACGGCGTTACCCAATATGAAGCCAATTTAATCTATTACGGCGAATCCGGCGCACTGAACGAATCTTTTTCCGATGTCTTTGGTTCTCTGGTAAAACAGCGGGTTCTCAATCAGACCGCCGAGGAAGCTGACTGGATTATCGGGGAAGGTTTGTTTACCGCCAATGTTAAGGGCGTTGGGATTCGCTCAATGAAGGCACCGGGGACAGCTTACGACGACCCAGTGCTAGGCAAAGACCCCCAGCCTGCGACTTATAAAGACCGCTATAAAGGGCTGGAAGATAACGGGGGCGTGCATATCAATTCAGGAATTGCCAATCGTGCCTTTTATTTAGCAGCGGTGGAAATTGGTGGCTACGCTTGGGAAAAGGCAGGGAAAATCTGGTATATCGCTTTACGCGATCGCCTTCGTTCTAGAGCGAATTTTAAACGGGCTGCGAATACTCTCGTTAAAGTCGCTGGAGAACTTTACGGGGAAGGCTCTCAGGAGCAAAATGCAGTCCGCACAGGTTGGAAAGAAGTGGGAGTGATTTAA